A genomic region of Fundidesulfovibrio terrae contains the following coding sequences:
- a CDS encoding B12-binding domain-containing radical SAM protein, which yields MHYEGQIIRPPSEGDSILLQVTVGCSHNSCAFCGAYLGERFRIKDEAVVFEDIDFAARHMPGMRRLFLCDGDAMAMPTRRLTRILERIRERLPRVGRMGVYASAMSLAPKSPEELETLRGLGLSMVYMGLESGDDELLAAMGKKARVADMLAQAAKVRQAGMKLSVTVITGLAGASGWERHARLTGEALAAMEPDQAATLSLIAVPGTPLWTDIESGRFVPQDAQALVRELRMLLEHTAMPRGLFLADHASNHVPLKLRLPRDRQYGLDLLDAVIQGRKPLKPEHMRGL from the coding sequence ATGCATTACGAAGGCCAGATCATCCGTCCTCCCAGCGAGGGCGACAGCATCCTGCTCCAGGTGACGGTGGGCTGTTCCCACAATTCCTGCGCCTTCTGCGGGGCCTACCTGGGCGAACGCTTCCGCATCAAGGATGAGGCCGTCGTCTTCGAGGACATCGACTTCGCGGCCCGGCACATGCCCGGCATGCGCCGCCTGTTTTTGTGCGACGGAGACGCCATGGCCATGCCCACGCGCAGGCTCACGCGCATCCTCGAGCGCATCCGCGAGCGCCTGCCCCGCGTGGGCCGCATGGGCGTCTACGCCAGCGCCATGAGCCTCGCGCCCAAAAGCCCCGAGGAACTGGAAACGCTTCGCGGGCTCGGGCTGTCCATGGTCTACATGGGCCTGGAATCCGGCGACGACGAACTGCTCGCGGCCATGGGCAAGAAGGCCCGGGTGGCGGACATGCTCGCCCAGGCGGCCAAGGTCCGCCAGGCGGGAATGAAACTCTCGGTCACGGTGATCACCGGCCTGGCCGGAGCAAGCGGCTGGGAGCGCCACGCCCGGCTCACCGGCGAGGCCCTCGCCGCCATGGAACCGGACCAGGCCGCGACGCTCAGCCTCATTGCCGTGCCCGGGACGCCCCTGTGGACGGACATCGAATCCGGACGGTTCGTTCCCCAGGACGCTCAGGCTCTGGTTCGGGAACTGCGCATGCTCCTCGAACACACCGCCATGCCCCGGGGCCTGTTCCTGGCCGACCACGCCTCGAACCATGTGCCCCTCAAGCTCAGGCTTCCCCGCGACAGGCAATACGGCCTGGACCTCCTGGACGCCGTCATCCAGGGAAGGAAACCTCTCAAACCGGAACACATGCGCGGACTCTGA
- a CDS encoding arylsulfatase: MMAVRLIISLAVSCVAFAFYSSCCIAQQVTGELGSSSATTTLGGKQLPPPDPAFGGVIKEKASESIAWWPPRVVPPKGAPNVLLIMTDDVGFGAPGTFGGVVPTPALDRIAKNGLRYTNFHSTSLCSPSRAALITGRNHHVAGFGVVGEIATGFPGYDSVIRKENGTIGAILKENGYATSWFGKDHNTPFYQATQAGPFDQWPTGMGFEYFYGFVGGDASQWQPNLYRNTRAIYPFQGNPSWNLTTAMADEAIQYMKELKEVAPDKPFFVYYVPGGTHAPHHPTSEWIKKISDMHLFDGGWNKLRETIFANQKRLGIMPANAQLTPWPKELPQWESLSWDEKKLFIKQADVYGAYLAYTDHEIGRVIQAVEDLGQLGNTLIIYISGDNGASPEGMLNGTPNEFTTFNGVAVPVKDQFLWYEFWGSDRTFPHFATPWAWAMDTPFKWTKQVASHYGGTAQGMAISWPGHIGDAGGIRRQFHHLIDIVPTVLEATGIPMPETLNGIKQRPMDGVSMAYTWDKANANAPTRHTTQYFEMLGNRAIYHDGWVACTTPATLPWELSNAPPPDVLTGYKWELYNVMEDPTESNDLAAAMPDKLKQMQDVFYAEAKKHGVLPLDNSTLHRWNSPRPNLTEGRKIFTYAGTLAGVPNSGAPNILNKSYTITAEVTIPEGGAEGMIVTDGGRFGGYGLFMSKGVVGFERGRVVFLYNLLDLKRTIWEGPELSPGKHTIVFDFKSDGPGLGKGGTGVLSVDGKEAAKNSMEHTTPVTFPEDETFDIGQDTRTGVAMLEYRYDVPFTFTGTIDKLTFNLGPEQVTAQERQQMQKTVAGARD; the protein is encoded by the coding sequence ATGATGGCAGTCAGGCTGATCATCTCCCTTGCGGTTTCCTGTGTCGCCTTCGCCTTCTACTCCTCATGCTGCATCGCCCAGCAAGTCACCGGAGAGCTGGGTTCGTCCAGCGCCACGACCACTCTCGGCGGAAAACAGCTTCCGCCGCCCGACCCCGCGTTCGGCGGGGTGATCAAGGAAAAGGCCTCGGAGTCAATAGCCTGGTGGCCGCCACGGGTCGTGCCGCCCAAGGGCGCGCCCAACGTGCTGCTCATCATGACCGACGACGTCGGCTTCGGCGCGCCAGGCACCTTCGGCGGCGTCGTTCCCACACCGGCGCTGGACCGCATCGCCAAGAACGGGCTGCGCTACACGAATTTCCACTCCACGTCGCTCTGCTCTCCCTCGCGCGCGGCCTTGATCACCGGGCGCAACCACCACGTGGCCGGCTTCGGCGTGGTGGGCGAAATCGCCACGGGGTTCCCGGGGTACGACTCGGTCATCCGCAAGGAGAACGGCACCATCGGCGCCATCCTCAAGGAGAACGGCTACGCCACCTCCTGGTTCGGCAAGGACCACAACACGCCCTTCTATCAGGCCACCCAGGCAGGGCCCTTCGACCAGTGGCCCACCGGCATGGGCTTCGAGTACTTCTACGGCTTCGTGGGCGGCGACGCCAGCCAGTGGCAGCCGAACCTGTACCGCAACACGCGGGCCATCTACCCCTTCCAGGGCAACCCGAGCTGGAACCTGACCACGGCCATGGCCGACGAGGCCATCCAGTACATGAAGGAGCTCAAGGAGGTCGCGCCCGACAAGCCGTTCTTCGTCTATTACGTGCCGGGCGGCACCCACGCCCCGCATCATCCGACGTCGGAGTGGATCAAGAAGATCAGCGACATGCATCTCTTCGACGGCGGCTGGAACAAGCTGCGCGAGACCATCTTCGCCAATCAGAAGCGGCTGGGTATCATGCCCGCCAATGCCCAGCTGACCCCGTGGCCGAAGGAGCTGCCCCAGTGGGAATCGCTTAGTTGGGACGAGAAGAAGCTCTTCATCAAGCAGGCCGACGTCTACGGGGCCTACCTGGCCTACACCGACCACGAGATCGGCCGGGTGATCCAGGCGGTGGAGGACCTGGGCCAGCTGGGCAACACCCTGATCATCTACATCAGCGGCGACAACGGCGCGAGCCCGGAAGGCATGTTGAATGGCACGCCCAACGAGTTCACCACGTTCAACGGTGTCGCCGTGCCGGTCAAGGACCAGTTCCTCTGGTACGAGTTCTGGGGGTCCGACCGGACCTTCCCGCACTTTGCGACACCGTGGGCCTGGGCCATGGACACGCCGTTCAAGTGGACCAAGCAGGTGGCGTCGCATTACGGCGGCACGGCCCAGGGCATGGCCATATCCTGGCCCGGCCACATAGGCGACGCGGGCGGCATCCGCCGGCAGTTCCACCACCTCATCGACATCGTTCCGACCGTCCTCGAAGCGACCGGCATCCCGATGCCGGAGACGCTTAACGGCATCAAGCAACGCCCCATGGACGGCGTGAGCATGGCCTACACCTGGGACAAGGCCAACGCCAACGCGCCCACCCGGCATACCACGCAATATTTCGAAATGCTCGGCAACCGCGCCATCTACCACGACGGCTGGGTGGCCTGCACCACTCCGGCCACCCTCCCGTGGGAGTTGAGCAACGCCCCGCCGCCCGACGTGCTCACCGGGTACAAGTGGGAACTGTACAACGTCATGGAGGATCCCACCGAGTCCAACGACCTGGCCGCCGCGATGCCGGACAAGCTCAAGCAGATGCAGGACGTCTTCTACGCCGAGGCCAAGAAGCATGGCGTGCTGCCGCTGGACAACTCGACCCTCCATCGCTGGAACTCACCGCGCCCGAACCTGACCGAAGGACGAAAGATCTTCACCTACGCGGGAACGCTGGCCGGCGTGCCCAACAGCGGCGCTCCGAACATCCTGAACAAGTCCTACACCATCACCGCCGAGGTCACGATCCCCGAAGGCGGCGCGGAAGGCATGATCGTCACCGACGGCGGACGCTTCGGCGGCTACGGGCTGTTCATGAGCAAGGGAGTGGTGGGATTCGAGCGGGGCAGGGTGGTGTTCCTCTACAACCTGCTCGACCTCAAACGGACCATCTGGGAAGGGCCCGAACTGAGCCCCGGCAAGCACACCATCGTCTTCGACTTCAAGTCCGACGGCCCGGGTCTGGGCAAGGGCGGCACGGGCGTGCTCTCCGTGGACGGCAAGGAAGCGGCCAAGAATTCCATGGAGCACACCACCCCGGTCACCTTCCCGGAGGACGAAACCTTCGACATCGGCCAGGACACGCGCACCGGCGTCGCCATGCTCGAGTACCGCTACGATGTTCCGTTCACGTTCACCGGCACGATCGACAAGCTCACCTTCAACCTCGGACCAGAACAGGTGACGGCACAGGAACGCCAGCAGATGCAAAAGACCGTCGCCGGGGCACGCGACTAG
- a CDS encoding response regulator transcription factor codes for MNSHARNDIRVFLADDHPAIRQGLSLLMAQENIVVCAEAETREETLAGIDSARADIAVVDLSLGEESGLDLINELTGHNIPVLIYSMHENPEIIEQCFKRGASGYVSKRDEAFALPRAIRDVHAGKRHLSPRAAQCVASRALQPVVLPLSAREMQIMTMLGQGDSNKDIASELGLSVRTVESYFARIIEKIGVEGMKELRKHAIRIQK; via the coding sequence ATGAACAGCCATGCACGAAACGACATCCGGGTTTTCCTGGCGGACGACCACCCGGCCATACGCCAGGGGCTATCGCTCCTTATGGCCCAGGAGAACATCGTTGTCTGCGCCGAGGCCGAGACCCGCGAGGAGACGTTGGCCGGCATCGACTCGGCCAGGGCCGACATCGCCGTGGTGGACCTCTCCCTGGGCGAGGAAAGCGGGCTCGACCTCATCAACGAACTGACCGGCCACAACATCCCGGTGCTGATCTACTCCATGCACGAGAATCCCGAGATCATTGAGCAGTGCTTCAAACGCGGGGCCTCCGGCTACGTCTCCAAACGGGATGAAGCCTTCGCCCTGCCGCGCGCCATCCGCGACGTGCATGCGGGCAAACGCCACCTCAGCCCGAGGGCTGCTCAATGTGTTGCGTCGCGGGCGCTCCAGCCTGTCGTCCTCCCCCTCAGCGCCCGCGAGATGCAGATCATGACGATGCTCGGCCAGGGCGACTCCAACAAGGACATCGCATCCGAACTGGGCCTCAGCGTCAGGACCGTCGAATCATACTTCGCCAGGATCATTGAAAAGATCGGGGTCGAAGGCATGAAAGAGCTCAGGAAACACGCCATCCGAATCCAGAAATAG
- a CDS encoding sensor histidine kinase, with protein MILPRHTHSIAALATLILLSCAGCSLQKETAPVAERGVLDLSGWEPTRDGPVALDGQWEFYWDRLLAPVDFREGAERPAMSGYLRLPGFWKDHELDGRRLSGEGQATFRLRLLLGPGAHRLGVRLFSLPAAYRLWANGRLVASAGVVGRTKEAETAERSLVMADLPNEGGPVDLVLQVSNHYFRRGGVHYPVLLADMDQLEQAHVRTWCWSMFFTGVLLLAFAYHMMLYFLRKKDVSTLYFGLDCLVLSILYITMDSSEWLIRLVVPGVSIEAATTICFICYAIYHSIIYRFFMSLYKNEFCIQIQQFCDIRSGAALFAVLFLSKSAVYDMLPAFAVSSLFINACYIVSLGLCVRRGKDGALFLLGGCVILAAASLSELYHHIFSTSPGTIFPMGLTAFVLSQAFVLAKRFTSAFTAVENLSQAMESSNAALRAEMEERSRLEREIVCVSEEERRRLSHNLHDGLCQQLTGARLRCAVLGREFSEKSGLTPGFQQLSTLLDKAVDHAYDLSRGLWPVEHEQTGGKPSLEAMVQRFRESSEFHIELRQGIACDSCSNSHLTQIFRIAQEAIANAVKHSGGCRICVALRCAAGGAISLTVSDDGQGRKTDRPTPGGLGLRIMAHRARVAGGELVVSDAPEGGTVVVCTAPCDNGNKRPDTG; from the coding sequence GGGAGTTCTACTGGGATCGGCTCCTGGCCCCCGTGGATTTCCGGGAGGGGGCTGAGCGGCCCGCCATGTCCGGCTATTTGCGCCTCCCGGGCTTCTGGAAGGACCATGAGCTCGACGGCCGCCGCCTGTCGGGCGAGGGGCAGGCCACGTTCCGCCTGCGCCTGCTGCTCGGTCCAGGCGCCCACCGGCTGGGGGTGCGTTTGTTTTCCTTGCCTGCCGCGTACCGTCTGTGGGCCAACGGGCGGCTCGTCGCCAGCGCCGGTGTGGTTGGGCGGACCAAGGAGGCCGAGACAGCGGAGCGCTCCCTGGTGATGGCGGACCTTCCGAACGAGGGTGGCCCGGTTGACCTGGTTCTACAGGTGTCAAACCATTATTTCCGTCGTGGAGGCGTGCATTACCCCGTCCTGTTGGCGGACATGGACCAATTGGAGCAGGCCCATGTCCGCACGTGGTGCTGGTCCATGTTCTTTACGGGCGTGCTCCTGCTGGCGTTCGCATACCACATGATGCTGTACTTCCTCAGAAAAAAGGACGTCTCCACGCTTTATTTCGGGCTTGACTGCCTTGTACTTTCGATATTGTATATCACGATGGACTCTTCAGAATGGCTCATAAGGCTGGTTGTTCCGGGCGTGAGTATAGAAGCTGCGACAACAATATGCTTCATCTGCTACGCAATATACCACTCTATAATATATAGATTTTTCATGTCACTATACAAAAATGAATTTTGCATCCAAATACAGCAGTTCTGCGACATAAGGAGTGGCGCGGCTCTGTTCGCTGTATTGTTCCTATCGAAGAGCGCTGTATACGACATGCTTCCCGCCTTCGCTGTCTCGTCCCTTTTCATTAATGCCTGCTATATAGTGTCCCTGGGGCTGTGCGTGCGGCGAGGCAAAGACGGGGCGCTCTTCCTGCTGGGCGGGTGCGTCATCCTGGCAGCGGCGTCCCTCAGCGAACTGTACCACCACATTTTCAGCACAAGCCCCGGGACAATCTTTCCCATGGGATTGACCGCGTTCGTGCTGTCTCAGGCGTTCGTGCTAGCCAAGCGTTTCACCAGCGCGTTCACCGCCGTGGAGAACCTTTCCCAGGCGATGGAATCCAGCAACGCCGCCCTGCGGGCTGAGATGGAGGAGCGCAGCCGGCTTGAGCGCGAGATAGTCTGCGTCAGCGAGGAGGAGCGCCGCCGCCTGAGTCACAACCTGCACGATGGTCTTTGCCAGCAGCTCACGGGGGCCCGTCTGCGCTGCGCGGTCCTGGGGCGCGAATTCTCTGAGAAGTCCGGCCTCACCCCGGGCTTCCAGCAGCTTTCCACCCTGCTGGACAAGGCCGTAGACCACGCCTATGACCTCTCGCGAGGCCTCTGGCCTGTCGAACACGAGCAGACAGGGGGGAAGCCTTCGCTAGAGGCGATGGTGCAGCGGTTCCGGGAGTCCAGCGAGTTCCACATCGAACTGCGCCAGGGCATTGCCTGCGACAGCTGCTCCAACAGCCATCTTACGCAGATTTTCCGCATAGCGCAGGAGGCCATAGCCAACGCCGTGAAGCACTCGGGCGGCTGCCGCATCTGCGTGGCGCTCCGCTGCGCTGCAGGCGGGGCTATCTCGCTCACCGTCAGCGACGACGGGCAAGGAAGAAAGACGGACCGTCCAACACCCGGCGGCCTGGGATTGCGGATCATGGCCCACCGGGCCAGGGTTGCCGGCGGCGAGCTCGTCGTCTCCGACGCGCCCGAGGGAGGGACCGTGGTGGTCTGCACCGCGCCCTGCGACAATGGGAATAAACGGCCGGATACCGGTTGA